A region of Micromonospora sp. WMMD882 DNA encodes the following proteins:
- a CDS encoding enolase C-terminal domain-like protein → MTERISSVETIDVRFPTSRHRDGSDAMNPFPDYSAAYVVLRTTAGAEGHGLVFTVGRGTEIQVAAVRSLAGMVVGQPVDELVADPGALARRLIGDSQIRWLGPEKGVVHMAAGGLVNAVWDLAARRAGKPLWKLLADLTPEQLVAQVDFRYLRDALTRDEALELLRAAADGRAERERRLLAEGYPAYTTTPGWLGYDDEKLARLCVEAVAAGYDLIKLKVGGDLADDVRRMGIARRAVGPDIRLAVDANQIWGVPDAIGWMRELSPFDPYWIEEPTSPDDVLGHAAVRRALAPVKVATGEHVHNAVMFKQLLQAGAVDVVQIDACRVGGVNENLAILLLAAKFGVPVCPHAGGVGLCELVQHLAMFDFVAVSGSTDDRAIEYVDHLHEHFVDPVRLRGGRYLAPTAPGMSAEIVAGSLAAYRFPDGPEWATAATPVPAATS, encoded by the coding sequence GTGACCGAACGCATCTCGTCCGTGGAAACCATCGACGTACGGTTTCCCACGTCCCGCCACCGCGACGGGTCCGACGCGATGAACCCGTTCCCCGACTACTCGGCCGCGTACGTGGTGCTGCGCACCACCGCCGGCGCCGAGGGCCACGGGCTCGTCTTCACCGTGGGCCGGGGCACCGAGATCCAGGTCGCGGCGGTGCGGTCGTTGGCCGGGATGGTCGTCGGCCAGCCGGTCGACGAGCTGGTCGCCGACCCGGGCGCGCTGGCGCGGCGACTCATCGGCGACAGCCAGATCCGCTGGCTGGGCCCGGAGAAGGGCGTCGTGCACATGGCCGCGGGCGGTCTGGTCAACGCGGTGTGGGACCTCGCCGCCCGGCGGGCCGGCAAACCGTTGTGGAAGCTGCTCGCCGACCTCACCCCGGAGCAACTGGTGGCGCAGGTCGACTTCCGCTACCTGCGGGACGCGTTGACCCGGGACGAGGCGTTGGAGCTGCTGCGGGCCGCCGCCGACGGACGGGCGGAACGCGAACGGCGGCTGTTGGCCGAGGGCTACCCGGCCTACACCACCACCCCCGGCTGGCTGGGCTACGACGACGAGAAGCTGGCGCGGCTCTGCGTGGAGGCCGTCGCCGCCGGCTACGACCTGATCAAACTCAAGGTCGGCGGCGACCTCGCCGACGACGTACGCCGGATGGGCATCGCCCGGCGGGCCGTCGGGCCGGACATCCGGCTCGCGGTCGACGCCAACCAGATCTGGGGGGTGCCGGACGCCATCGGCTGGATGCGCGAGCTGAGCCCGTTCGACCCGTACTGGATCGAGGAGCCCACCTCGCCGGACGACGTGCTCGGCCACGCCGCGGTGCGCCGGGCCCTCGCGCCGGTCAAGGTGGCCACCGGCGAGCACGTGCACAACGCGGTGATGTTCAAGCAGCTCCTGCAGGCCGGCGCGGTGGACGTGGTGCAGATCGACGCCTGCCGGGTCGGCGGGGTCAACGAGAATCTCGCGATCCTGCTGCTGGCGGCGAAGTTCGGCGTGCCGGTCTGCCCGCACGCCGGCGGCGTGGGCCTCTGCGAGCTGGTGCAGCACCTGGCCATGTTCGACTTCGTGGCGGTCAGCGGCAGCACCGACGACCGGGCCATCGAGTACGTCGACCACCTGCACGAGCACTTCGTGGACCCGGTGCGGCTGCGTGGCGGCCGGTACCTGGCGCCCACCGCCCCCGGTATGAGCGCCGAGATCGTCGCCGGGTCACTGGCCGCGTACCGTTTCCCGGACGGCCCCGAGTGGGCGACCGCCGCGACCCCGGTCCCCGCGGCGACGTCCTGA
- a CDS encoding ABC transporter permease, translating to MSDTLSPTATPPATSPPPPPRRLALARLRDLALVPAIVAVAIVGAIVNPVFLSSDNIINVLQSMSEISIVVLAETIVLITGKMDLSLESVFGLAPGVAAWLIIDPALTHGLGLNALPDALAIPLVLLVGALVGAFNGLLIVRFGLNGFIVTLGMLIVLRGLLTGISGGKTFFALPETMTYLGSASWLGVPASIWVSLLLFAAGIVVLGFTRPGRALYAIGGNVDAARAAGIRTDRILWASLVVAGMLAALAGLLMSGRLAAVPAAQGDGAIFQVFAAAVIGGVSLNGGKGSVFGAFTGVLLLFMIINVLTLAGVPAQWTNFLNGAVILVALVVSRITGGKAQT from the coding sequence ATGTCTGACACACTCTCCCCGACCGCCACGCCCCCCGCCACGTCCCCGCCGCCACCGCCGCGCAGGCTGGCGCTCGCGCGGCTGCGGGACCTGGCGCTGGTGCCGGCGATCGTCGCGGTCGCCATCGTCGGCGCGATCGTCAACCCGGTCTTCCTCAGCTCCGACAACATCATCAACGTGCTGCAGAGCATGTCGGAGATCTCCATCGTGGTCCTCGCCGAGACCATCGTGCTGATCACCGGCAAGATGGACCTCTCCCTGGAGTCCGTCTTCGGCCTCGCCCCCGGGGTCGCGGCCTGGCTGATCATCGACCCGGCGCTCACCCACGGCCTCGGGCTGAACGCCCTGCCGGACGCGCTGGCGATTCCGTTGGTCCTGCTCGTGGGGGCGCTCGTCGGGGCGTTCAACGGGTTGCTGATCGTACGGTTCGGTCTCAACGGTTTCATCGTCACGCTGGGCATGCTCATCGTGCTGCGCGGGCTGTTGACCGGCATCTCCGGCGGCAAGACCTTCTTCGCCCTGCCGGAGACGATGACGTACCTCGGCTCGGCGTCCTGGCTGGGGGTTCCGGCCTCGATCTGGGTGTCGCTGCTGCTCTTCGCCGCGGGCATCGTGGTGCTCGGCTTCACCCGCCCGGGGCGTGCCCTCTACGCCATCGGCGGCAACGTCGACGCGGCGCGCGCGGCGGGCATCCGCACCGACCGGATCCTTTGGGCCAGCCTGGTGGTGGCCGGCATGCTCGCCGCCCTGGCCGGTCTGCTGATGAGCGGGCGGCTCGCGGCGGTGCCGGCCGCGCAGGGCGACGGCGCGATCTTCCAGGTGTTCGCGGCGGCGGTCATCGGCGGTGTCAGCCTCAACGGCGGCAAGGGCAGCGTGTTCGGTGCCTTCACCGGCGTCCTCCTGCTGTTCATGATCATCAACGTGTTGACGCTGGCCGGAGTGCCCGCCCAGTGGACCAACTTCCTCAACGGCGCGGTCATCCTGGTCGCGCTGGTGGTCTCCCGGATCACCGGCGGCAAGGCCCAGACGTGA
- a CDS encoding sugar ABC transporter ATP-binding protein: MTAAAHHPTDGPAAADRPVVEAVDITKRFGSTLALDGAGILVRRGETHALVGRNGAGKSTLVSILTGLQTADAGAVAFDGRPAPPLGDRDAWRQRVACVYQKSTIIPTLTVAENLFLNRHARGPGRLIRWNAVRRQAEQLLAGWSVDVDVRQPAATLSVEQRQFVEIARALSFGARFIILDEPTAQLDAAGINRLFERIRDLRAQGVTFLFISHHLQEIYEICDRVTVFRDARHIVTAPVAGLSRSALVGAMTGEDVSLPDSVQRPAPTRQRVLLSVRDLTTRSGAELSLQARAGEVVGIAGGGGSGKVEVAEAIVGLARPVGGSVTLDGRALRPGSVPDALDAGVGLVPQDRHREGLVPGLSIAENVTMTVPQRIGRHGLISPARRDALARRTIADLAVKASGPQAPVADLSGGNQQKVVMGRALASDPKLLVLITPTAGVDVRSKQTLLGVVDDVCRRGAAVLVVSDELDDLRICDRILVMFQGRVVREMAHGWSDNDLVAAMEGVDLDHV; encoded by the coding sequence ATGACGGCCGCCGCGCACCACCCGACCGACGGGCCGGCCGCCGCCGACCGGCCCGTCGTGGAGGCCGTGGACATCACCAAACGCTTCGGCTCCACGCTGGCCCTGGACGGCGCCGGCATCCTGGTCCGGCGGGGGGAGACCCACGCGCTCGTCGGACGTAACGGCGCGGGCAAGTCCACTCTGGTCAGCATCCTCACCGGCCTGCAGACCGCCGACGCCGGCGCGGTCGCCTTCGACGGCCGGCCGGCGCCACCCCTCGGCGACCGGGACGCCTGGCGGCAGCGGGTGGCCTGCGTCTACCAGAAGTCGACGATCATCCCGACGCTGACCGTCGCGGAGAACCTCTTCCTCAACCGGCACGCGCGGGGCCCGGGCCGGTTGATCCGCTGGAACGCGGTACGCCGGCAGGCCGAGCAGTTGCTCGCCGGCTGGTCGGTCGACGTCGACGTACGCCAGCCGGCCGCGACGCTCTCGGTGGAGCAGCGGCAGTTCGTGGAGATCGCCCGGGCGCTCTCCTTCGGCGCGCGGTTCATCATTCTCGACGAGCCGACCGCACAGCTCGACGCCGCCGGGATCAACCGGCTGTTCGAGCGGATCCGGGACCTGCGCGCCCAGGGCGTGACCTTCCTGTTCATCAGCCACCACCTCCAGGAGATCTACGAGATCTGCGACCGGGTGACGGTCTTCCGCGACGCCCGCCACATCGTCACCGCGCCGGTGGCCGGGCTCAGCCGTTCGGCGCTGGTCGGGGCGATGACCGGTGAGGACGTCAGCCTGCCGGACAGCGTCCAGCGGCCGGCCCCGACGCGGCAGCGGGTGCTGCTGTCGGTGCGGGACCTCACCACCCGGTCCGGCGCGGAGCTCTCCCTGCAGGCGCGGGCCGGCGAGGTCGTCGGCATCGCGGGCGGCGGCGGAAGCGGGAAGGTCGAGGTGGCCGAGGCGATCGTCGGGCTGGCCCGGCCGGTCGGGGGGAGCGTCACCCTCGACGGCCGGGCGCTGCGCCCGGGCAGCGTGCCCGACGCGCTCGACGCCGGGGTCGGTCTGGTGCCGCAGGACCGGCACCGGGAGGGCCTGGTGCCGGGGCTGTCCATCGCGGAGAACGTCACCATGACCGTGCCGCAGCGAATCGGTCGGCACGGGTTGATCTCGCCGGCCCGACGGGACGCCCTGGCCCGGCGGACCATCGCCGACCTGGCCGTGAAGGCGTCCGGCCCGCAGGCGCCGGTGGCCGACCTGTCCGGCGGCAACCAGCAGAAGGTCGTGATGGGCCGGGCCCTGGCCAGTGACCCGAAGCTGCTGGTGCTCATCACGCCCACCGCCGGGGTCGACGTGCGCTCCAAACAGACCCTGCTCGGCGTCGTGGACGACGTGTGCCGGCGGGGCGCCGCCGTGCTGGTCGTCTCCGACGAACTCGACGACCTGCGCATCTGCGACCGGATCCTGGTGATGTTCCAGGGCCGGGTGGTCCGCGAGATGGCCCACGGCTGGAGCGACAACGACCTGGTAGCCGCCATGGAAGGGGTCGATCTCGACCATGTCTGA
- a CDS encoding sugar ABC transporter substrate-binding protein — MNRKALLSLTLTTMLGAALATAGCGNGNSAGGEGGKPLVGVDYPRSDTDFWNSYIKYVPQYAGESGVDLKTTNSQNDIANLISNTQTFISQGVKGVVMAPQDTAAIAPTLAQLEQKDIPVVTVDTRPDTGRVFMVVRADNRAYGTKACQFLGAKLRGQGKVVMLQGSLDSINGRDRTEAFNECMKKEFPGITVFGEATDWKSDVAAAKLQTRLASDPDVKGIYMQSSFALSGTLQLLKQKGLQVPPSDPEHVFIVSNDGIPEELKNIKDGLIDATVSQPADLFAKYGLFYVKAAMDGRTFQPGPTDHDSVIVQVREGLLEDQLSAPLVTQDGASIGGEPTLKYDDTSLWGNAG, encoded by the coding sequence GTGAACCGGAAAGCTCTGCTGAGCCTGACACTGACGACGATGCTCGGCGCGGCCCTGGCCACGGCGGGCTGCGGCAACGGGAACTCCGCCGGCGGCGAGGGCGGCAAGCCCCTCGTCGGCGTCGACTACCCGCGTTCGGACACCGACTTCTGGAACTCCTACATCAAGTACGTGCCGCAGTACGCGGGCGAGTCCGGCGTCGACCTGAAGACGACCAACTCGCAGAACGACATCGCCAACCTCATCTCGAACACCCAGACCTTCATCAGCCAGGGGGTCAAGGGGGTGGTGATGGCCCCGCAGGACACCGCGGCCATCGCCCCGACCCTCGCCCAGCTCGAACAGAAGGACATCCCGGTCGTCACCGTCGACACCCGTCCGGACACCGGCAGGGTCTTCATGGTGGTGCGCGCGGACAACCGCGCCTACGGCACCAAGGCCTGCCAGTTCCTCGGCGCCAAGCTCCGCGGCCAGGGCAAGGTCGTCATGTTGCAGGGCAGCCTGGACTCGATCAACGGGCGGGACCGCACCGAGGCGTTCAACGAGTGCATGAAGAAGGAGTTCCCGGGGATCACCGTCTTCGGCGAGGCCACCGACTGGAAGAGCGACGTCGCCGCGGCGAAGCTGCAGACCCGCCTCGCGTCGGACCCGGACGTCAAGGGCATCTACATGCAGTCCTCGTTCGCGCTGTCGGGCACCCTCCAGCTCCTCAAGCAGAAGGGCCTGCAGGTCCCGCCGTCGGACCCGGAGCACGTCTTCATCGTCTCCAACGACGGCATCCCCGAGGAGCTCAAGAACATCAAGGACGGTCTGATCGACGCCACCGTCAGCCAGCCGGCCGACCTGTTCGCCAAGTACGGACTCTTCTACGTCAAGGCGGCGATGGACGGCAGGACCTTCCAGCCCGGCCCCACCGACCACGACAGCGTCATCGTCCAGGTCCGTGAGGGCCTGCTGGAGGACCAGCTCTCCGCCCCGCTGGTGACCCAGGACGGCGCGTCGATCGGCGGCGAGCCCACCCTCAAGTACGACGACACCTCACTGTGGGGCAACGCCGGATGA
- a CDS encoding endo-1,4-beta-xylanase, whose protein sequence is MVLGLGAPASAGTTLGASAAEKGRYFGAAIAAGRMSDSQYMNILNAEFNSVTAENEMKWASTEPQQNVFSYGSADRIVNHALSRGMSVRGHTLLWHAQQPGWAQGMSGSALRNAAINHVTKVATYYRGKIHSWDVVNEAFADGGSGGRRDSNLQRTGNDWIEAAFRAARAADPGAKLCYNDYNTDGINAKSTGIYNMVRDFKSRGVPIDCVGFQSHLGTTFPGDYQANLQRFADLGVDVQITELDVMKGSNQANVFASVTRACLAVSRCTGITVWGIRDSDSWRGSDDALLWDRSGNKKQAYHSTLEALNAGGGNPNPGGPIDTNAWYVLVNRNSGKALDVYNLATNDGARITQWTRNNGNQQQWQFVDSGGGYYRVKSRLSGKVLDVNGASTANGAAIIQWSDHNGNNQQFRVADSGGGYLRLINRNSNKALEVQGASTADGGNIVQYDDWGGANQQWQLVRIG, encoded by the coding sequence ATGGTGCTCGGCCTGGGCGCCCCGGCCAGCGCCGGTACGACTCTTGGCGCGTCGGCTGCGGAGAAGGGTCGGTATTTCGGCGCGGCGATCGCGGCGGGCCGGATGTCGGACAGTCAGTACATGAACATTCTGAACGCCGAGTTCAACAGTGTGACGGCTGAGAACGAGATGAAGTGGGCTTCCACGGAGCCTCAGCAGAATGTGTTCAGTTATGGTAGTGCGGATCGGATCGTGAACCACGCGTTGTCGCGGGGTATGTCGGTGCGTGGTCATACGTTGTTGTGGCATGCGCAGCAGCCGGGGTGGGCGCAGGGCATGTCGGGTTCGGCGTTGCGGAACGCGGCGATCAATCATGTGACGAAGGTGGCCACGTATTATCGTGGGAAGATCCATTCGTGGGATGTGGTGAACGAGGCGTTCGCCGATGGTGGTTCGGGTGGTCGTCGGGATTCTAATCTGCAGCGTACGGGTAATGATTGGATCGAGGCGGCGTTCAGGGCGGCGCGGGCGGCGGATCCGGGCGCGAAGTTGTGTTACAACGATTACAACACGGATGGGATCAACGCGAAGTCGACGGGGATCTACAACATGGTGCGGGATTTCAAGTCCCGTGGTGTGCCGATTGACTGTGTGGGGTTCCAGTCGCATCTGGGGACGACGTTCCCGGGTGATTATCAGGCGAATTTGCAGCGGTTTGCTGATCTTGGTGTGGATGTGCAGATCACCGAGTTGGACGTGATGAAGGGGTCGAACCAGGCGAACGTGTTCGCGTCGGTGACGCGGGCGTGTCTGGCGGTGTCGCGGTGTACGGGTATCACGGTGTGGGGTATCCGGGACAGTGACTCGTGGCGGGGCAGCGACGACGCGCTGTTGTGGGACCGCAGCGGCAACAAGAAGCAGGCCTACCACTCCACCCTGGAGGCGCTCAACGCCGGCGGCGGCAATCCCAACCCGGGTGGCCCGATCGACACCAACGCCTGGTACGTGCTGGTCAACCGCAACAGCGGCAAGGCGTTGGACGTGTACAACCTGGCCACGAACGACGGCGCGCGGATCACCCAGTGGACCCGTAACAACGGCAACCAGCAGCAGTGGCAGTTCGTCGACTCCGGCGGCGGCTACTACCGGGTCAAGTCGCGGCTGTCCGGCAAGGTCCTCGACGTCAACGGCGCGTCCACCGCCAACGGCGCGGCGATCATCCAGTGGTCCGACCACAACGGCAACAACCAGCAGTTCCGGGTGGCGGACTCGGGCGGCGGCTACCTCCGCCTGATCAACCGCAACAGCAACAAGGCCCTGGAGGTGCAGGGCGCCTCCACCGCCGACGGCGGCAACATCGTGCAGTACGACGACTGGGGCGGCGCCAACCAGCAGTGGCAGCTCGTCCGGATCGGCTGA
- a CDS encoding LacI family DNA-binding transcriptional regulator — MGSETNRNVTIAMIARLAGVSVPTVSRVINGRSDVAPQTRERVEDLLTRHGYRRRQPSRRPSSGLVDLVFNDIDSPWAVEIIRGVEDVAHSSGTGTVVSAIHRRTSSAKQWLDNMRARSTEGVIFVTSMVAPPLQAELRRLNIPVVIVDPAGVAPQEAPTIGATNWAGSLRANQYLLSLGHRRIGFIAGPPQLMCSRARMDGYRAALDAAGLAIDDTLIRPGNFYHEAGYAGGTQLLGLADPPTAIFASSDQMALGVYEAVRKRGLRVPDDISVVGFDDLPEVRWCSPPLTTIRQPLAEMGMLAARTVLRLANGEKIESPRVELATELVVRDSAAPPPGR, encoded by the coding sequence GTGGGCTCCGAGACCAACCGGAACGTCACCATCGCGATGATCGCGCGCCTGGCCGGCGTCTCCGTGCCCACGGTCTCCCGAGTGATCAACGGCCGTTCGGACGTCGCGCCGCAGACCCGGGAACGGGTGGAGGACCTGCTCACCCGGCACGGCTACCGTCGTCGACAGCCCAGCCGGCGGCCCAGCTCCGGGCTGGTCGACCTGGTCTTCAACGACATCGACAGCCCCTGGGCGGTGGAGATCATCCGGGGTGTCGAGGACGTCGCGCACTCCAGCGGCACCGGCACCGTGGTGTCGGCCATCCACCGACGCACCTCGTCGGCCAAGCAGTGGCTGGACAACATGCGCGCCCGCTCCACCGAGGGCGTCATCTTCGTGACCTCGATGGTGGCGCCACCGTTGCAGGCCGAGCTGCGCCGCCTCAACATTCCGGTGGTCATCGTCGACCCGGCCGGGGTGGCCCCGCAGGAGGCGCCCACCATCGGCGCCACCAACTGGGCGGGCAGCCTGCGCGCCAACCAGTACCTGCTCAGCCTCGGGCACCGGCGGATCGGCTTCATCGCCGGTCCGCCGCAGCTCATGTGCAGCCGGGCCCGGATGGACGGCTACCGGGCCGCCCTCGACGCCGCCGGGCTCGCCATCGACGACACCCTCATCCGGCCGGGCAACTTCTACCACGAGGCCGGCTACGCCGGCGGCACCCAGCTGCTGGGCCTGGCCGACCCGCCCACCGCCATCTTCGCCTCCAGTGACCAGATGGCGTTGGGCGTCTACGAGGCGGTCCGCAAGCGCGGCCTGCGGGTGCCTGACGACATCAGCGTGGTCGGCTTCGACGACCTGCCGGAGGTCCGGTGGTGCTCACCGCCGCTGACCACGATCCGCCAGCCGCTGGCCGAGATGGGCATGCTGGCCGCGCGTACGGTGCTCCGGCTGGCCAACGGCGAGAAGATCGAGAGCCCGCGCGTCGAGCTCGCCACCGAACTGGTCGTCCGGGACAGCGCCGCCCCACCGCCCGGTCGCTGA
- a CDS encoding carbohydrate ABC transporter permease, protein MTTTANPAVRTRRLVLHLISIAVGSLIVVPVLFGVLGGFKDNGQLSTNPLGLPDPWVTGNYTEILGSEVFWRQLGNSLFIAVSGTVIMVASAAMASFILARYAFRGRELIVTIFAIGLMFPFAVAILPLFVLLRGMGLLDNPLGVILPQAAFGLPVTIVILRQFFRTIPGEVEEAAILDGCSPFGFFWRVLLPMARPALATVSVLAVVTSWNNFMLPLVVFTDQGWWTLPVGVQAFQGQYADDTAKVLAYVVLSMLPALAFYAVAERQLVGGLAGSVKG, encoded by the coding sequence ATGACCACCACGGCCAACCCCGCGGTCCGGACCCGCCGCCTCGTGCTGCACCTCATCTCCATCGCCGTGGGCTCGCTCATCGTGGTGCCGGTGCTGTTCGGCGTGCTCGGCGGCTTCAAGGACAACGGGCAGCTCTCCACCAACCCGCTCGGGCTGCCCGACCCCTGGGTGACCGGGAACTACACCGAGATCCTCGGTTCCGAGGTGTTCTGGCGGCAGCTCGGCAACAGTCTCTTCATCGCCGTGTCCGGCACCGTGATCATGGTGGCGTCGGCGGCGATGGCCTCGTTCATCCTGGCCCGCTACGCCTTCCGGGGCCGGGAGCTGATCGTCACCATCTTCGCGATCGGGCTGATGTTCCCGTTCGCGGTGGCCATCCTGCCGCTGTTCGTGCTGCTGCGCGGCATGGGTCTGCTGGACAATCCGCTCGGGGTGATCCTGCCGCAGGCGGCGTTCGGCCTGCCGGTCACCATCGTCATCCTGCGGCAGTTCTTCCGGACGATCCCGGGCGAGGTGGAGGAGGCCGCCATCCTCGACGGGTGCAGCCCGTTCGGGTTCTTCTGGCGGGTCCTGCTGCCGATGGCGCGTCCCGCGCTGGCCACCGTCTCGGTGCTGGCCGTCGTGACGAGTTGGAACAACTTCATGCTCCCGCTGGTGGTCTTCACCGACCAGGGTTGGTGGACGCTGCCCGTCGGCGTCCAGGCGTTCCAGGGCCAGTACGCCGACGACACCGCCAAGGTGCTGGCCTACGTGGTGCTGTCGATGCTGCCGGCGCTCGCCTTCTACGCCGTCGCCGAGCGTCAGCTCGTCGGTGGTCTGGCCGGCAGCGTCAAGGGTTGA
- a CDS encoding sugar ABC transporter permease: MTSPPTMSGPRQAAGRPTQTPAARRSRDRRPRPGRLGTFATFLTPALLLFLLLVLAPIVVASYASLYKWNGFGLPENFIGLDNYTRAFQDPTFLGDLWRGLVLIVLTVVVQLPIALGLAMLLNQPLRGRSVYRLIFFAPYVLSEVTTAVLFSLVFSPNRGLGDWLTRVLGADAGTIFADQDTVLLAVFLVVSWKYFGLHMILYLAGRQSIPKELTEAATTDGATAWQAFRHVTLPLLGPTIRISVFLSVIGTIQLFDMVWVLTGGGPVHASETMAVTMYQYGFRRFEVGYASAISIIMFLLSLVFALLYQRIVMRRDTEGALTTQGANG, encoded by the coding sequence ATGACGAGTCCACCGACGATGTCGGGCCCGCGGCAGGCGGCCGGACGTCCGACGCAGACCCCGGCGGCCAGACGATCGCGTGACCGTCGGCCCCGGCCGGGCCGGCTGGGCACCTTCGCCACCTTCCTCACCCCGGCGCTGCTGCTGTTCCTGCTGCTGGTCCTCGCCCCGATCGTGGTGGCGAGCTACGCCAGCCTCTACAAGTGGAACGGCTTCGGACTGCCGGAGAACTTCATCGGGCTGGACAACTACACCCGGGCCTTCCAGGACCCGACCTTCCTCGGCGACCTGTGGCGTGGGCTGGTCCTGATCGTGCTGACGGTCGTCGTCCAGCTCCCGATCGCGCTCGGCCTGGCCATGCTGCTCAACCAGCCGCTGCGGGGCCGCAGCGTCTACCGGCTGATCTTCTTCGCCCCGTACGTGCTCTCCGAGGTCACCACCGCGGTGCTGTTCTCCCTGGTGTTCTCGCCCAACCGCGGACTGGGCGACTGGCTGACCCGGGTGCTCGGCGCGGACGCCGGCACGATCTTCGCCGACCAGGACACCGTGCTGCTCGCCGTCTTCCTGGTGGTCTCCTGGAAGTACTTCGGCCTGCACATGATCCTCTACCTGGCCGGGCGGCAGAGCATCCCCAAGGAGCTCACCGAGGCCGCCACCACCGACGGCGCCACCGCCTGGCAGGCGTTCCGGCACGTCACCCTGCCCCTGCTCGGGCCGACCATCCGGATCAGCGTGTTCCTGTCGGTCATCGGCACCATCCAGCTCTTCGACATGGTCTGGGTGCTCACCGGCGGTGGCCCGGTGCACGCCTCGGAGACCATGGCGGTGACCATGTACCAGTACGGCTTCCGGCGCTTCGAGGTCGGCTACGCCAGCGCGATCAGCATCATCATGTTCCTGCTGAGCCTCGTCTTCGCCCTCCTCTACCAGCGGATCGTCATGCGCCGCGACACCGAAGGCGCGCTCACCACCCAGGGAGCGAACGGATGA
- a CDS encoding extracellular solute-binding protein translates to MTAHLSRRTLLGLVGAGVGSYLLSACSGDDSADSGGSQTINWWHIQNTEPMLPVWADIAKSYQGANSNVKIEIQPLENEAFKAKLTTATQAGSPPDLFQSWGGGVLKQQVEAGLVKDLTDDVKPWIDTLLPLSMEPYTIDGRIYGVPFDLGMVGFWYNKDHFATAGVTTPPATWAELLDAVRKIKSAGIVPVALAGKDKWPAHFYWAYLAMRIGGLGALQQASKDNNFDTPDFVAAGQRFKELVDLQPFQKGFLGAEFGSPDGQAATMGNGGAAMELMGQWAPSVQASASTSKKGLGDKLGFFPFPAVDGGKGSATEVFGGGNGFAVGKDAPASTLDFLKTLLSVENQRKSAATGAVLPTVTGATDGIADPNNKAVAQTLANATGFQLYLDQAYPPAVGQQVNDSVAALVAGDKSAQDIVKDITKVAKSQ, encoded by the coding sequence ATGACCGCGCACCTCTCCCGCCGAACGCTGCTCGGCCTCGTCGGCGCTGGCGTCGGCAGTTACCTGCTCAGCGCCTGTAGCGGCGACGACTCCGCTGACTCGGGCGGATCGCAGACCATCAACTGGTGGCACATCCAGAACACCGAGCCGATGCTGCCGGTGTGGGCGGACATCGCCAAGAGCTACCAGGGCGCCAACTCCAACGTGAAGATCGAGATCCAGCCGCTGGAGAACGAGGCGTTCAAGGCCAAACTGACCACCGCCACCCAGGCGGGCTCCCCGCCCGACCTGTTCCAGTCCTGGGGCGGGGGCGTGCTCAAGCAGCAGGTGGAGGCGGGTCTGGTCAAGGACCTGACCGACGACGTCAAGCCGTGGATCGACACGCTGCTGCCGCTGTCCATGGAGCCGTACACGATCGACGGCCGGATCTACGGCGTCCCGTTCGACCTCGGTATGGTCGGCTTCTGGTACAACAAGGACCACTTCGCCACGGCCGGCGTCACCACCCCGCCGGCCACCTGGGCCGAGCTGCTCGACGCCGTCCGCAAGATCAAGTCGGCGGGCATCGTCCCGGTCGCCCTGGCCGGCAAGGACAAGTGGCCGGCCCACTTCTACTGGGCGTACCTGGCGATGCGGATCGGCGGCCTCGGCGCGTTGCAGCAGGCGTCCAAGGACAACAACTTCGACACCCCCGACTTCGTCGCCGCGGGCCAGCGCTTCAAGGAGCTCGTCGACCTGCAACCCTTCCAGAAGGGGTTCCTGGGCGCGGAGTTCGGCTCGCCGGACGGGCAGGCCGCCACGATGGGCAACGGCGGGGCCGCCATGGAGCTGATGGGCCAGTGGGCGCCGTCGGTGCAGGCGTCCGCCTCCACCAGCAAGAAGGGCCTCGGCGACAAGCTCGGCTTCTTCCCGTTCCCGGCCGTCGACGGCGGCAAGGGCTCCGCCACGGAGGTGTTCGGCGGCGGTAACGGCTTCGCCGTCGGCAAGGACGCCCCCGCCTCCACGCTCGACTTCCTCAAGACCCTGCTGAGCGTGGAGAACCAGCGCAAGTCCGCCGCGACCGGCGCGGTGCTCCCCACCGTCACCGGCGCCACCGACGGCATCGCCGACCCGAACAACAAGGCCGTCGCGCAGACCCTGGCCAACGCGACCGGGTTCCAGCTCTACCTGGACCAGGCGTACCCGCCGGCCGTCGGGCAGCAGGTCAACGACAGCGTCGCCGCGCTGGTCGCCGGGGACAAGTCCGCCCAGGACATCGTCAAGGACATCACCAAGGTGGCGAAGAGCCAGTAA